Proteins from one Gammaproteobacteria bacterium genomic window:
- the cmoB gene encoding tRNA 5-methoxyuridine(34)/uridine 5-oxyacetic acid(34) synthase CmoB, giving the protein MISTNYETLYHLLQETALEPWLKTLPKLVDAAFAPSNHGDLEKWQTLLSQLPTITPSSIDLNASSIRIGESSDCDIDTRNQLEKILRQFHPWRKGPFNLFGLQIDTEWRSDWKWNRLKEHIEPLTDRRVIDIGCGSGYHCWRMVGAGAKQTIGIDPMLLFASQFNIMQHYINNPTVHLLPLGIEALPSNSRAFDTVFSMGVLYHRRSPFDHLFELRSLLRPNGQLVLETLVIDGSLGETIVPEKRYAKMRNVWFLPSTLTLESWLKRSGFKNIELIDITQTGVKEQRSTEWMQFESLTDFLNPSNPNLTIEGLPAPKRAIWLATAQ; this is encoded by the coding sequence ATGATTAGTACAAATTACGAAACACTCTATCACTTACTACAGGAAACAGCTCTAGAGCCTTGGTTGAAAACACTGCCAAAACTGGTTGATGCCGCCTTTGCACCCTCAAATCATGGCGATCTGGAAAAGTGGCAAACCTTATTAAGTCAGCTGCCCACGATCACACCTTCCAGTATCGACCTGAATGCAAGCAGCATACGAATTGGTGAATCAAGCGATTGTGATATTGACACTCGAAACCAGTTAGAGAAAATTTTACGTCAATTTCACCCCTGGAGAAAAGGCCCATTTAATCTGTTTGGCCTACAAATTGATACAGAGTGGCGCTCAGACTGGAAGTGGAATCGACTCAAAGAACATATCGAGCCATTAACTGACCGCCGAGTCATCGATATCGGCTGTGGCAGTGGTTACCATTGCTGGCGAATGGTGGGTGCGGGAGCGAAACAAACCATAGGGATTGATCCCATGCTTCTGTTTGCTTCTCAATTTAATATCATGCAGCATTACATCAACAACCCAACCGTACACCTGTTACCTTTAGGTATTGAAGCATTACCTTCGAACAGCCGTGCGTTTGATACCGTATTTTCTATGGGCGTACTCTACCATCGCCGCTCCCCCTTCGACCATCTGTTTGAATTACGAAGCTTATTGCGCCCAAACGGCCAGCTCGTATTAGAAACATTAGTCATTGATGGCAGCCTCGGTGAAACAATTGTTCCAGAAAAGCGTTACGCAAAAATGCGTAATGTCTGGTTTTTACCTTCAACACTCACATTAGAATCGTGGTTAAAGCGCTCTGGCTTCAAAAATATTGAATTAATTGATATCACACAAACTGGGGTGAAAGAGCAACGCAGCACAGAGTGGATGCAGTTTGAATCACTTACAGACTTCTTAAACCCAAGCAACCCAAACCTGACAATTGAAGGCCTGCCAGCTCCTAAACGTGCAATATGGCTTGCGACTGCCCAATAA
- a CDS encoding exodeoxyribonuclease VII small subunit, with protein MARKKNEPNFEKSLEELETLVETMENGDTSLEDSLKHFERGIELTRLCQKSLKEATQKVEILIGKDRQNTLKPFTDLAE; from the coding sequence TTGGCCAGAAAAAAAAACGAGCCTAACTTTGAAAAGTCGCTTGAAGAGCTTGAAACGCTGGTTGAAACCATGGAAAACGGTGATACCAGCCTTGAAGATTCACTTAAACATTTCGAGCGTGGCATTGAACTGACTCGACTTTGCCAGAAGTCACTGAAAGAGGCGACACAAAAAGTGGAAATTCTTATTGGCAAAGACCGGCAAAACACTTTAAAGCCTTTTACGGATCTCGCAGAATAA
- the ispA gene encoding (2E,6E)-farnesyl diphosphate synthase, producing the protein MDDLLNIMHKYQARVEHVLDQWLPSEKTLPGHLHEAMRYSVLNGGKRIRPILVYLTGEALGLKPETLDGPACAIELIHAYSLIHDDLPAMDDDDLRRGQATCHKAFDEATAILAGDALQSLAFQILAQDESMLKDPQIRLHMIQKLAVASGSRGMVGGQAIDLLSEGKTISLVELENMHILKTGALIRASIQLGAMSSVTHEPHTLKNLDHYAKCIGLAFQVKDDILDVEGDTQTLGKPQGADLKHDKSTYPALIGLKEAKQMAEDLHQNALHSLDALDNKADPLRWISQYIIQRNN; encoded by the coding sequence ATGGATGATTTGCTAAATATCATGCACAAATATCAAGCACGCGTAGAGCATGTGCTTGACCAATGGCTGCCAAGCGAAAAAACACTACCTGGCCACCTCCATGAAGCCATGCGGTATTCCGTTTTGAATGGCGGCAAACGCATTCGACCCATATTGGTCTATCTCACGGGTGAAGCGCTCGGATTAAAACCTGAAACACTTGATGGCCCAGCCTGTGCGATTGAGCTTATTCACGCCTACTCATTAATCCATGACGATCTACCCGCGATGGATGATGATGATCTACGACGCGGCCAGGCAACATGCCACAAAGCCTTTGATGAAGCCACAGCAATCCTTGCCGGTGATGCCCTGCAATCTCTTGCTTTCCAGATTTTAGCCCAAGATGAAAGCATGCTCAAAGACCCACAAATCCGACTCCATATGATTCAAAAGCTTGCCGTGGCAAGCGGCTCCCGCGGCATGGTCGGTGGGCAAGCGATTGACTTGCTTTCAGAAGGGAAAACCATTTCACTTGTTGAACTGGAAAATATGCACATACTTAAAACAGGCGCACTTATCCGCGCCAGTATACAGCTCGGCGCTATGAGCTCAGTGACACATGAGCCTCACACTCTGAAAAATCTTGATCACTACGCCAAGTGCATTGGCTTAGCCTTTCAAGTCAAAGATGACATTCTTGATGTTGAAGGTGACACTCAAACACTTGGCAAACCTCAAGGTGCCGACCTCAAGCATGATAAGTCCACCTACCCTGCGTTAATCGGCTTAAAAGAAGCCAAGCAAATGGCTGAAGATCTACATCAGAATGCACTTCATAGCCTAGATGCATTAGACAATAAAGCTGACCCATTGCGCTGGATTTCGCAATACATCATCCAACGAAACAACTAA
- the dxs gene encoding 1-deoxy-D-xylulose-5-phosphate synthase, with product MENQHHYPLLEKTNMPEELRQLDITELLSLATEIRHFMIQSVAKTGGHLSAGLGTVELTIALHYVFNTPSDKLVWDVGHQSYPHKILTGRREQMATLRQKGGLSGFNKRSESEFDSFGVGHSSTSISAALGMAIASEQRDDDHHAIAIIGDGSMTAGMAFEALNHAGDLDANLLVVLNDNDMSISKNVGGLSKYFARVISGKFYSTIREGSKTLLERMPTVWELARRTEEHVKGMVVPGTLFEELGFNYIGPIDGHDLPKLIKIFENLKNLKGPRFLHIVTQKGKGFTPAENNPTSYHGVPKFNPDTGEKVRSPTNGPTYTEVFGEWLCDTAEKDERLIGITPAMREGSGMVEFSERFPKRYLDVGIAEQHSVTLAAGLACEGMKPVVAIYSTFLQRAYDQLIHDVALQNLPVMFAIDRAGIVGADGPTHAGAFDISFLRCIPNMLIMAPSDENECRRMLDTGFLHDGPSTVRYPRGGGSGATINKEQITLTIGQSRLVKEGKKVAILAFGSMLQAALKAGEKLDASVVDMRFIKPLDEKMIEQMTNNHELLITIEENSLPGGAGSAVNEFLAFRNIQCSMINLGLPDKVTGQGNREQLLTEYGLDANGIINAVTSHPEFFKTSVT from the coding sequence ATGGAAAATCAACACCACTACCCGCTGCTTGAAAAAACGAACATGCCCGAAGAACTGCGGCAATTAGATATCACTGAACTTCTCAGCCTAGCAACCGAAATTCGCCACTTTATGATTCAGTCCGTGGCTAAAACAGGTGGTCACCTCTCTGCGGGACTGGGCACCGTTGAACTGACCATCGCACTGCATTACGTATTCAACACACCGAGTGATAAATTAGTCTGGGATGTTGGTCACCAAAGCTATCCCCATAAAATTCTTACGGGCCGCCGTGAACAGATGGCAACACTTCGCCAAAAAGGGGGGCTTTCAGGGTTCAACAAGCGCAGTGAAAGTGAGTTTGACAGCTTTGGTGTTGGCCACTCCAGCACCTCAATCAGCGCAGCGTTAGGCATGGCGATTGCCAGTGAACAGCGAGACGATGATCACCATGCCATTGCCATTATTGGCGACGGCTCAATGACGGCAGGCATGGCATTTGAAGCCTTGAATCATGCCGGTGACCTTGATGCCAACCTGCTCGTCGTCCTGAATGATAATGATATGTCTATCTCAAAAAATGTAGGCGGCCTTTCTAAATACTTTGCTCGTGTCATTTCTGGAAAATTTTATTCGACCATCCGTGAAGGCAGTAAAACACTTCTGGAACGTATGCCCACCGTCTGGGAACTGGCTCGCCGTACAGAGGAGCATGTAAAAGGCATGGTCGTCCCTGGCACACTGTTTGAGGAGTTGGGCTTTAACTATATTGGCCCTATTGATGGCCATGATTTGCCCAAACTCATTAAAATATTCGAAAATCTGAAAAATCTCAAAGGCCCACGTTTTTTACACATAGTCACCCAAAAAGGGAAAGGCTTTACTCCGGCAGAAAATAACCCAACGTCTTATCATGGTGTTCCTAAATTTAACCCTGATACAGGCGAAAAGGTTCGATCCCCTACAAATGGCCCCACCTATACCGAAGTATTTGGTGAGTGGTTGTGTGATACGGCAGAAAAAGATGAGCGCCTGATCGGTATAACGCCTGCCATGCGCGAAGGCTCTGGTATGGTCGAATTTTCTGAGCGCTTCCCCAAACGCTATCTGGACGTGGGAATTGCAGAACAACACAGCGTCACCCTCGCAGCCGGTTTAGCATGCGAAGGAATGAAACCTGTTGTTGCAATCTACTCCACCTTCTTGCAACGCGCTTATGATCAATTGATTCATGATGTCGCCCTGCAAAACTTACCCGTTATGTTCGCTATTGACCGTGCGGGTATTGTTGGTGCAGATGGCCCCACACACGCAGGTGCATTTGATATTAGCTTTTTACGCTGCATTCCTAATATGTTGATTATGGCACCCAGCGACGAAAATGAGTGTCGGCGAATGCTCGACACAGGTTTTTTACATGACGGCCCCAGCACAGTTCGTTACCCACGCGGTGGTGGCTCGGGTGCTACCATCAATAAAGAGCAGATCACCCTGACAATTGGCCAGTCCCGATTAGTCAAAGAGGGTAAAAAAGTTGCCATCCTTGCATTTGGCAGTATGTTACAAGCCGCATTAAAAGCTGGGGAGAAATTAGATGCATCAGTCGTCGACATGCGCTTTATCAAACCCCTTGATGAAAAGATGATTGAGCAGATGACCAATAATCATGAGCTACTCATCACTATTGAAGAAAATAGCCTTCCAGGCGGCGCAGGCAGTGCCGTCAATGAATTTTTAGCTTTTAGAAATATTCAATGCTCAATGATCAATCTCGGCCTGCCAGACAAGGTTACCGGTCAAGGCAACCGTGAACAACTACTCACTGAGTATGGGTTGGATGCTAACGGAATTATTAATGCCGTAACATCTCACCCTGAATTTTTTAAAACTTCCGTTACTTAA
- the queD gene encoding 6-carboxytetrahydropterin synthase QueD, whose protein sequence is MTACYTLKIITEFASAHSLRDYPGECRRLHGHNWKVEVEIISHQLDKLGMVIDFKAVKSATKTITDQLDHHYLNEIEPFNRINPTAENIAAFLYKSLSEEINDEVIQVKAITLWETERASVHYTES, encoded by the coding sequence ATGACCGCTTGTTATACATTAAAAATCATTACCGAATTTGCCTCCGCCCATAGCTTACGCGATTACCCAGGGGAGTGTCGCCGTCTGCATGGCCACAACTGGAAAGTCGAGGTTGAAATTATCTCGCACCAGCTTGATAAGCTAGGCATGGTTATTGATTTTAAAGCTGTAAAATCAGCCACTAAAACGATTACAGATCAGCTTGACCATCACTATCTAAATGAAATTGAACCATTCAACAGGATTAATCCTACAGCAGAAAATATTGCAGCATTTTTATATAAATCACTGTCAGAAGAAATTAATGATGAAGTGATACAAGTTAAAGCAATCACTTTATGGGAAACAGAACGTGCCAGTGTGCACTACACAGAGAGTTAA
- the folE2 gene encoding GTP cyclohydrolase FolE2, whose translation MPTTNRPRPSIADVQNSPDSRQIAINKVGIKDIRHPIRIKDRSDGEQHTIANFNMYVDLPHNFKGTHMSRFVEILNTQEHEISIASFNDMLQEMAVRLEAGSGHIEMNFPYFISKVAPISQVKSMLDYDVTLYGEITDGESFVDIKVVVPVTSLCPCSKKISEYGAHNQRSHVTVKVRTKSFVWIEDLIDLIEKEASCEIFALLKRPDEKYVTEKAYDNPKFVEDMVRDVAAHLNQDSRILSYTVESENFESIHNHSAYALIEKKV comes from the coding sequence ATGCCTACAACAAACAGACCCAGACCTTCCATTGCTGACGTACAAAATAGCCCAGACAGCCGTCAAATTGCTATCAATAAAGTAGGCATTAAAGATATTCGACACCCTATTCGAATCAAAGATCGTAGTGATGGAGAGCAGCATACGATTGCAAACTTCAATATGTATGTTGACCTCCCCCACAACTTCAAGGGCACGCACATGTCCCGCTTTGTGGAGATATTAAATACGCAAGAGCATGAGATATCTATCGCATCATTCAATGATATGCTGCAAGAGATGGCGGTACGCCTTGAAGCAGGCTCAGGCCATATTGAGATGAATTTTCCATATTTTATTAGTAAAGTCGCGCCTATTAGCCAAGTAAAAAGTATGCTGGATTATGATGTGACTCTTTACGGCGAAATCACTGATGGTGAAAGTTTTGTTGATATTAAAGTGGTCGTTCCTGTCACCAGTTTATGCCCTTGCTCGAAAAAAATATCAGAGTATGGCGCGCATAACCAGCGCTCACACGTCACAGTAAAGGTACGCACAAAAAGCTTTGTATGGATTGAAGACCTGATTGATTTAATTGAAAAGGAAGCGTCCTGTGAAATTTTTGCTCTACTCAAGCGACCTGATGAAAAATATGTCACCGAAAAAGCTTATGACAATCCAAAATTTGTTGAAGATATGGTACGTGATGTCGCCGCACACCTAAATCAAGATTCACGCATTTTGTCTTATACCGTTGAATCAGAGAATTTTGAATCCATTCACAACCATTCGGCATATGCTTTAATTGAAAAGAAAGTTTAG
- a CDS encoding transporter substrate-binding domain-containing protein → MKPARALQWPPLFLFLLSITLYASSGRSDDNAENATFLTAEERAWILEHPILRIAPAPNFPPIEFFDKQGQHQGITADFFKIIEKKTGLQFKVEQLESWAHVLVKTKQKEIDLWGEAARTEKREQYMLFTSPYLSFPAAIINRQGESNHLTLDDLTNLYVVSIDGYASHEYLKTNHPDIKLITTPNIKAGLKMVSFGLADAIVVNTAPASYYIQKIGLSNLQIAGQSTFSWSLAIASRKDWPILNSILQKTLDSISDTKKEKIITKWISLDKQAFVEKRSFWLIIALITAIAIVCMAIVLLWNFSLRKMVHKKTLELHGELERRREAEEALKSSEERLNNFFDASFEGLFLHDKGKILDINPATTEIFGYKAEELLNHNLLEFVSPDRRQNITELMATGEPGTYETTVIKSDGKPIPVAVRARTIETETKEKIRIVSLSDISKHKQAEAALKKAYDNLDHIVIMRTSELEKANERLTELDQLKSMFIASMSHELRTPLNSIVGFTGIILDGMSGDISKQQRDQLTRVYSSAKHLLSLITDIIDISKIEAGHTDVYPESFILDELINEALQTTQPHREKKGLALDSIIPSGIQMYTDKKRLLQCLLNYLSNAIKYTEYGKIEIKANDLDGHVEIIVKDSGIGIDDEALTRLFQPFERIDTHLRIKTPGTGLGLYLCKKITVEILEGSVAVESEFKNGSTFSLKIPKKLTHKKPWPH, encoded by the coding sequence ATGAAGCCAGCTAGGGCACTTCAATGGCCGCCGCTTTTTTTGTTCCTGCTCTCTATTACTTTATATGCATCCTCAGGAAGATCTGACGACAATGCGGAAAACGCAACATTTCTAACAGCAGAAGAACGCGCTTGGATTTTAGAGCACCCAATCCTGCGTATCGCTCCTGCGCCCAACTTTCCTCCCATTGAATTTTTTGATAAACAAGGCCAACACCAAGGTATTACGGCTGATTTTTTCAAGATTATTGAGAAAAAAACAGGATTACAATTCAAAGTTGAACAACTTGAAAGCTGGGCGCATGTGCTTGTAAAAACAAAGCAGAAAGAGATTGATCTATGGGGAGAGGCAGCTCGAACTGAAAAGCGTGAGCAGTACATGCTGTTTACCTCACCCTATTTAAGCTTTCCCGCAGCAATAATAAATCGCCAGGGCGAAAGCAACCACCTCACACTGGATGACCTTACAAACCTTTATGTCGTCAGTATTGATGGCTACGCTTCTCACGAATACCTTAAAACGAATCACCCTGATATTAAACTTATCACTACACCAAACATCAAAGCTGGGCTAAAAATGGTCTCGTTTGGTTTAGCCGATGCCATCGTTGTCAATACCGCGCCTGCATCCTATTACATTCAAAAGATTGGATTAAGCAACCTGCAAATTGCTGGCCAATCAACGTTTAGCTGGAGTCTTGCAATTGCTTCACGCAAAGACTGGCCGATACTGAACTCTATTTTACAAAAAACTCTGGATAGCATTAGTGACACGAAAAAAGAAAAAATTATTACAAAATGGATATCACTTGATAAGCAAGCCTTCGTTGAAAAGCGCTCATTTTGGCTCATAATTGCTCTTATTACGGCCATAGCAATTGTATGCATGGCTATTGTTCTATTATGGAACTTTAGCTTGAGAAAAATGGTTCACAAAAAAACGTTAGAACTACACGGTGAGCTTGAACGTCGCAGAGAAGCTGAAGAAGCCCTGAAAAGCAGTGAAGAGCGCTTAAATAATTTTTTTGATGCCTCATTTGAAGGGCTGTTTTTACACGACAAGGGAAAAATTCTGGACATCAATCCAGCCACAACTGAAATTTTTGGCTATAAAGCAGAGGAATTACTTAACCATAACTTGCTGGAATTCGTTAGCCCAGATCGCCGTCAAAATATCACCGAATTAATGGCAACGGGCGAACCGGGAACCTATGAAACAACTGTGATTAAAAGTGATGGAAAACCGATTCCAGTCGCTGTACGAGCACGAACCATTGAAACTGAAACCAAAGAAAAAATAAGGATTGTATCTCTCAGCGATATCAGTAAACACAAACAAGCTGAAGCGGCACTCAAAAAAGCTTACGATAATCTGGATCATATTGTGATTATGCGCACCAGTGAACTTGAGAAAGCGAACGAACGCCTGACTGAGCTCGATCAATTAAAATCCATGTTCATAGCCTCCATGTCTCACGAGTTGCGCACACCACTTAATTCCATTGTTGGTTTTACTGGCATTATTCTTGATGGCATGTCAGGTGACATCAGCAAACAACAAAGAGATCAGCTGACTCGAGTTTATAGCTCTGCCAAACACCTGTTGTCGCTTATTACTGACATCATTGATATTTCAAAAATAGAAGCGGGCCATACCGATGTTTACCCCGAATCATTTATATTGGATGAACTCATCAACGAAGCGCTTCAAACCACTCAGCCACACCGTGAAAAAAAGGGATTAGCTCTCGACTCAATCATCCCATCAGGCATTCAAATGTATACCGATAAAAAGCGTCTGCTGCAATGCTTACTCAACTACCTTAGCAATGCGATTAAATACACTGAATATGGAAAAATTGAAATCAAAGCAAATGACCTGGATGGTCACGTTGAAATTATCGTGAAAGACAGCGGCATTGGCATAGATGACGAAGCGCTCACTCGCCTGTTCCAGCCCTTCGAACGTATTGATACACACCTACGCATCAAAACACCTGGCACAGGTTTAGGATTATATTTATGTAAAAAAATTACGGTAGAAATATTGGAAGGTAGTGTTGCTGTAGAAAGTGAATTTAAAAACGGGAGTACTTTCTCCCTAAAAATTCCAAAAAAATTAACCCACAAAAAGCCGTGGCCTCATTAG
- a CDS encoding response regulator → MKILIAEDDENSRLLLETALTAQGYTVESSSNGQDALALAEKSPPSLIISDILMPQMDGFELCRHIKGNPKLQHTPFIFYSATFVESLDERLALALGATRLIVKPIEMWILLGIIKETLELADTERLNSPPTESDEQRIENLYAERLSRKLTKKVKELEWEREILMQSEERYRSLINDALNISSIAIIILDSKYKVTWFNQTLEEYFDIHLSQTIGLPAEQFYTEKIKDSFEHTDCLLEIKNSITRRNHIKHLECLLKPDHNSEARWLEYNSKPIHSGLYKGGRIEHFTDITRYKQIV, encoded by the coding sequence ATGAAAATTTTAATTGCCGAAGATGATGAAAACTCAAGACTACTCCTGGAAACCGCACTCACAGCACAAGGCTATACCGTGGAGAGCTCAAGTAATGGCCAGGACGCATTAGCCTTAGCCGAAAAATCACCTCCCTCATTAATTATTTCTGATATTTTGATGCCACAAATGGATGGGTTTGAGCTCTGCCGTCATATTAAAGGCAACCCAAAACTACAGCATACCCCCTTCATTTTTTATTCGGCAACATTTGTCGAAAGCCTTGATGAACGTTTGGCATTGGCGCTTGGTGCGACACGCCTCATCGTAAAACCAATAGAGATGTGGATCTTGCTTGGTATTATCAAGGAGACACTTGAGCTTGCAGATACAGAGCGACTGAATTCACCACCCACTGAAAGCGATGAACAACGGATTGAAAACCTTTACGCCGAACGACTCTCCAGAAAGCTGACCAAAAAAGTCAAGGAGCTGGAGTGGGAGCGTGAAATTCTTATGCAAAGCGAAGAACGTTATCGCTCACTTATTAATGATGCATTAAATATTTCATCTATTGCAATCATCATTCTGGATAGCAAATATAAGGTCACCTGGTTCAACCAGACACTTGAAGAATATTTTGATATACACCTAAGCCAAACTATCGGTCTACCTGCAGAGCAATTTTATACAGAGAAAATAAAGGACTCCTTCGAACACACTGACTGCCTTTTAGAGATCAAAAACTCAATTACACGCAGAAACCATATCAAACACTTGGAATGTTTACTCAAACCTGATCACAACAGCGAAGCACGCTGGCTTGAATACAACAGCAAGCCCATTCACTCTGGGCTTTACAAGGGCGGTAGAATAGAGCATTTCACAGACATTACACGCTATAAGCAGATTGTTTGA
- a CDS encoding type II secretion system F family protein — protein MEKKGIKKSTFIWEGLDKKKARIKGEMESTSIALVKATLRRQGIMPLKVKKKAKPLFGASKKKITPKDISIFSRQMATMMSSGVPLIQSFEIIGRGHENPSMQDLIMAVKADVEGGNSLADALRKHPKYFDNLYCNLVHAGEQAGILETLLNKIALYKEKVEAIKGKIKKAMFYPIAIMIVAFVVTAILLLFVVPQFEAMFTNFGGELPAMTKFVVELSRGLQEWWWAIFGSIALVIIALVQAKKRSHNVARTMDQMILKAPIIGNIITKAIIARYARTLSTMFAAGVPLVEAMGTVAGTAGNIIYTNSILRMRDEVSTGTTLNQSMRQSGIFPNMVVQMVAIGEESGALDSMLSKVASFYEEEVDDAVDGLSSLLEPIIMAFLGVIIGGLVVAMYLPIFKMGEVV, from the coding sequence ATGGAAAAGAAAGGAATCAAAAAAAGTACTTTTATCTGGGAAGGGCTTGACAAGAAAAAAGCCCGCATAAAAGGTGAGATGGAGAGCACCAGTATCGCACTGGTTAAAGCCACATTACGACGCCAGGGAATTATGCCGCTCAAGGTCAAGAAAAAGGCCAAGCCCCTGTTCGGCGCATCAAAGAAAAAAATAACCCCTAAAGACATCTCTATTTTTAGTCGGCAAATGGCCACCATGATGAGTTCGGGTGTGCCTTTAATTCAATCATTTGAAATTATTGGCCGTGGCCACGAAAATCCGAGCATGCAAGATCTGATCATGGCAGTAAAAGCCGATGTTGAAGGTGGAAATTCACTCGCCGATGCTCTGCGAAAGCACCCTAAGTATTTTGATAACTTGTATTGCAACCTTGTTCATGCGGGCGAACAAGCCGGTATACTAGAAACTTTACTGAATAAAATTGCACTCTACAAAGAAAAAGTAGAAGCCATTAAAGGGAAAATCAAAAAAGCGATGTTTTACCCCATTGCTATTATGATTGTTGCGTTTGTTGTCACAGCAATATTACTGCTTTTTGTTGTTCCACAGTTTGAAGCCATGTTCACTAATTTTGGAGGAGAACTTCCCGCTATGACAAAATTTGTCGTAGAATTATCCCGTGGACTACAGGAGTGGTGGTGGGCCATATTTGGCTCCATTGCACTTGTCATTATTGCATTGGTTCAAGCTAAAAAGCGCTCTCACAATGTGGCACGAACTATGGATCAGATGATACTTAAGGCTCCAATCATCGGCAACATTATTACCAAGGCAATCATAGCGCGCTACGCACGTACACTCTCAACCATGTTTGCAGCAGGCGTGCCACTGGTTGAAGCAATGGGTACCGTTGCAGGTACCGCAGGAAATATTATCTACACAAACTCAATACTGCGCATGCGAGATGAAGTCTCCACAGGAACAACACTGAATCAATCCATGCGCCAAAGCGGCATATTCCCCAACATGGTCGTGCAGATGGTCGCCATTGGTGAAGAGTCAGGAGCACTTGACTCCATGTTAAGCAAAGTGGCCAGTTTTTATGAGGAAGAGGTTGATGATGCCGTTGATGGATTAAGCAGCTTACTGGAGCCGATCATTATGGCCTTCCTCGGCGTCATCATCGGTGGCCTTGTGGTTGCCATGTACCTGCCTATTTTCAAAATGGGCGAAGTAGTGTAA
- a CDS encoding A24 family peptidase → MHLIIYLQESPLLFITVAGLLGLVVGSFLNVVIYRLPVMLEREWHAQCDALIENEDIQTDTPKKNAEPFNLAVPRSTCPSCGHIIKAWENIPIISYLLLRAKCSKCDTHISCRYPIIEGITALLSVTVAWHFGFTWQTGAALLLTWALICLTMIDFDHYLLPDNITLPFLWAGLLLALFGIFTHPADAIIGAILGYMILWSIYWVFKLLTGKEGMGYGDFKLLALLGAWMGWQALPVIILLSSLVGAIVGISLIAFRNHDKSKPIPFGPYLATAGWICLIWGSDITNIYMRWVGLA, encoded by the coding sequence ATGCATTTAATCATTTATTTACAAGAATCCCCGTTACTTTTCATTACTGTCGCGGGGTTACTCGGCTTAGTGGTGGGCAGCTTTCTCAATGTGGTCATCTATCGTTTGCCCGTTATGCTGGAACGAGAGTGGCACGCGCAGTGTGATGCCCTGATTGAAAATGAAGACATTCAAACTGATACGCCAAAAAAAAATGCCGAGCCCTTCAACCTTGCCGTCCCTCGATCCACTTGCCCTTCGTGTGGTCACATAATCAAAGCATGGGAAAATATCCCTATTATCAGCTACCTGTTGTTACGGGCTAAATGCTCAAAATGTGACACCCATATCTCTTGTCGGTACCCCATTATTGAAGGCATCACGGCACTGTTATCTGTCACTGTTGCATGGCATTTTGGTTTTACCTGGCAAACAGGCGCAGCGTTATTGCTTACCTGGGCACTGATCTGCCTTACCATGATTGATTTTGATCACTACCTTTTACCTGACAACATAACCCTTCCTTTTTTATGGGCAGGATTATTGCTGGCTTTATTCGGTATATTCACTCACCCTGCCGATGCAATTATCGGTGCGATTCTGGGCTACATGATTTTATGGTCAATATACTGGGTTTTCAAACTGCTCACCGGCAAAGAAGGCATGGGGTATGGTGATTTCAAGCTGCTAGCTTTACTAGGGGCGTGGATGGGCTGGCAAGCTTTACCTGTGATCATTCTATTATCATCATTAGTTGGAGCGATTGTTGGAATTTCATTAATTGCTTTTAGAAATCATGACAAAAGCAAGCCCATTCCGTTTGGCCCTTATCTCGCGACAGCAGGTTGGATTTGCCTGATCTGGGGCAGTGATATTACTAATATTTACATGCGCTGGGTCGGGCTTGCTTAA